AGCACTCAATTTGAATGGCCATAACAAGTTGTTAGCTTGTTTGAAGTGAGGGTCGATTGTCATGATCTTATGAGTCAAATCCTCAACACATATGATGTCGTACTTGCCAAGACCATGTTCAACGGTAGAATTATCAGTTAAGGCTGTCCTTCGCTTGTTTAACTTTCTATAACCTCTCTTGTAAATCAATTCCTTCACAATTTTGAGATTTGGGTATCCATATGTTACATATGGCCCAAATCTTTGCAACATATGTGAAGTAGCTTTGTTCACTTTAAGAACCGAGTCAATATTCAATATATTGGTCCAGTCACTCAAATACCTTTGAACCTGATTCAAATACCTCCGAATCAGATGCATGAATCGAGTCAGATATGAAAAAATGGACTTTAAGAACCGAGTCAATGTTCAATACATTGGTCCAGTCACTCTAATACCTTTGAACCTGATTCAAATACTTCTAAATCAGATGTGTGATCTAAGAAAAATGAACACCGAAGGATCTGGCATCTGACTCGATTCGAGTCGGACACCAAGTTAGATTTCTGTCTCGAGTACGAGGAAATAAAAAAGTGAGCAGAAGCCTAGTAGACGGAAAACACCGTCAGTCCGATATTAGGGCGTTTCTTTCAATTCCAGAAAGCAGCACCAATGGCACCTCTGAGAAACACAGGTGGTGCTATTGTTGCAGCAGCAATATCCATGGCCGCCATTCTCACCTACTTGTTACAAAACCCTCGACCAAAGTATTATTATTCAGTCGGAAAATTTTTatcatcgaagaagaagaaatcaagaaatGGTGGACTCATAGATGCCATTGGGAACACTCCTTTAATCAGAATCAACAGCCTTTCTGAAGCTACTGGATGCGAAGTAAGAATTCTTAATTTCTCGTTAAACCCCATTTGAATTTTTCACTGGTTACGTTCTTGTTTAACAGTTCAGTTTCCAATTTTGATCAAAAAAGCTGAAATTTTGATTGTTGGTTTCCCTTAATTTTTGTTTAGATTCTTGCAAAAGCTGAGTTTTTGAATCCTGGGGGAAGCGTGAAAGATAGAGTAGCAGTGAAAATCATTGAAGAGGTAAAGTAATCCGTTTCAGCTTTCTACTGCCCTTCTATTTGGGATTCTTGCAAAacgctggtttttttttttttttttaatttagacTATCAATAGGTTCATGAATTAAGCTCATATgaaacatgaaacatgaatttcaaaatttgactACTTTCTGATTAAAACCTAAAGTTGGGGGGACCTCTCTAGTTATCTTcattactgtatgattagaatttTATCAGCCAAAACTGTCTCTCAAGGCTTTGTGTTGTAGCATTGTGTTTTGAAGACGCTACTCTGCTTCCTGTAGATATAGCTTCACGAGTTGGAATTTCTGTTACAGGCTCTTGATTCTGGAGAGCTTGTACGAGGAGGAGTTGTTACCGAGGGCTCTGCTGGTAGCACTGCTATAAGTCTTGCAACTGTGGCTCCTGCTTATGGGTGCAAATGCCATGTGGTTATTCCAGATGATGCTGCTATTGAGAAGGTATTTGTGCCTCTACTCCTAATTTAAGATACCTTTAGTACTCACTAGAAATTCGAAGCTTGGGAATAGTAGAAGTAGCATGACGTTTTCGTTACAGAACACTTCTTCGTCGAATCTTTTTGGATGCTGAGCTAGCAGAATGTGATCGGATTAGTGGTAACCCAGGGCTTAACAACATAATCTGTTGCACATTTCTGAGGTCAAAATGGCTGGGTACCTTGCCTGATAACATCTGAGCTCACCTAACAATGCTTAGTTTTGCATGGTAGGCACATTTTCAATTGTTATGATCCAAGGTCTTAGACCAGGTAATGAAACCATATACGTGATCATTATATTTCTTCCTTATATAAACTACATTTTGTAATCTGAATTCTGAAAAACTGCTACCAGTTTCTCAATTCTGAAATCCAGTCCCAATATATAATCTATCCACATTCCTTCACCAATCCTTAACTACACGATAGTTGGTGTGAATGATGGGAACTGCTCAGACTAGTCCTCATACTTAAAATTGCAGCCGTAAAGCTCTAAAACTACTAGTATGCTGCAATCAATCTACAGACTGGAGAGGGATATTGGAACACTTAATTGAATAAGAACATTTTATATGGTAATGCCTTTCAGGAACTTTGATAATTGTTACGCTTGTTCTCCATAAAAATGTTTTGATTTGAGGATTGACTGAATTAATTTTCTCCACGTAGTTTGCATTTGTTTACTTGATTACCTACTTGTTTAGGGTGGACTACCTTTGTCTTCCTTCGAGATTTGTGTTTCTACTAGTAAGCAGTGTATGATTTTCATTGAAACATCAGCATGAATGAGGGTAAACAGAAATACTATTCAATCTCCCTAATGCACATAAACATCCTTTGTTTATCCAGGACAGTAAACTTTTGCTCAAATGTCATGTCTACAGAAAGATCATGCTAATGGTCGTAGGGTACCATGTGCCTACAACCTATCAAATTatacttttttttcttccaatttcCTAGCTTGTGTAACAGGtttatcttttatatcttaaacTTGCTGTAGGCTCAAATATTGGAAGCTCTAGGTGCTACCGTTGAAAGAGTGAGACCTGTATCAATTACGCACAAAGACCACTTCGTCAATATTGCAAGGAGAAGAGCAAAGGAAGCCAAAGAATTGGCATTAAAACAGACAAAAATTGATCAACTTGATGCTGAAGACTCGGAGAAAACCAGTAATCACATATTACAAGGCGATCAGTCTGTTTTCCCTGATGATTGTAAAGGGGGTTTCTTTGCTGATCAATTTGAAAACCTTGCCAACTTTCGGGCTCACTATGAAGGAACTGGGCCAGAGATCTGGGAACAAACAAGTGGCGAATTGGATGCCTTCGTGGCAGCTGCAGGTACTGGTGGCACTGTTGCTGGCGTTTCCCTGTTTCTTCAGGTATGGTGCTTCGTTTATTTGAAAGGCATTAACTTAATGGACATGCGGGTTAAGTCTGTCTTTTTCTTTCGCTTTTACAGGAAAAGAATCCAAAAATTAAGAGCTTTCTTGTTGATCCTCCTGGTTCCGGACTGTTCAATAAAGTAACAAGGGGAGTAATGTATACCCATGAGGAGGCTGAGGGCCGAAGATTAAAGAACCCATTTGACACCATAACCGAAGGAGTTGGAATCAACCGTCTGACGAAGAATTTTATGATGGCAAAACTTGATGGAGCTTTTCGATGTACAGATATGGA
Above is a genomic segment from Papaver somniferum cultivar HN1 chromosome 10, ASM357369v1, whole genome shotgun sequence containing:
- the LOC113317063 gene encoding cysteine synthase 2, with protein sequence MAPLRNTGGAIVAAAISMAAILTYLLQNPRPKYYYSVGKFLSSKKKKSRNGGLIDAIGNTPLIRINSLSEATGCEILAKAEFLNPGGSVKDRVAVKIIEEALDSGELVRGGVVTEGSAGSTAISLATVAPAYGCKCHVVIPDDAAIEKAQILEALGATVERVRPVSITHKDHFVNIARRRAKEAKELALKQTKIDQLDAEDSEKTSNHILQGDQSVFPDDCKGGFFADQFENLANFRAHYEGTGPEIWEQTSGELDAFVAAAGTGGTVAGVSLFLQEKNPKIKSFLVDPPGSGLFNKVTRGVMYTHEEAEGRRLKNPFDTITEGVGINRLTKNFMMAKLDGAFRCTDMEAIEMSRFLLKNDGLFVGSSSALNCVGAVKAAKKMGPGHTIVTILCDSGMRHLSKFYNAQYLSQYGLTPSATGLDFMCVS